The following proteins are co-located in the Ailuropoda melanoleuca isolate Jingjing chromosome 13, ASM200744v2, whole genome shotgun sequence genome:
- the CEP250 gene encoding centrosome-associated protein CEP250 isoform X7 — MEAAEQARNTLQLGLAEAERSGEALREKNTQLEAQLRKAEESGAELQADFRGIQEEKEEIQEKLSEARHQQEAGLAQLEQLHQETKRQEEALAQEVQEKEALVRERAALQVRLQAVERDRQDLSEQLLGLSSAKEQLESSLFEAQQQNSLIEVTKGQLEVQIQTVTRAKEVIQGEVRCLKLELDTERSRAEQERKTASSQLAQAEQEGQIALQQQKSAHEEEVNRLQEKWEKERSWHQQELDKALESLKREKTELETRLREQQAEAEAIRTQREEERAEAESALCQMQLETEKERVSLLETLLQTQKELADASQQLERLRQDMKAQKLKEQETTEVLQTQLREARREQEQAAQQNGDDLAALREECRALLQAKTDLQEQVEDLKSQLVSRDDSRRLVEQEVEEKLREAQEYSRTLEELEREKASLTQSLMEKEQRLLVLQEADSVRQQELSSLHQDLEEAQGGQKELSTQVEFLKQEVKEKEADFLAQEAQLLEELEASRVTEQQLRASLRALEAKAAQAHLRLRSTENQLAALAAEQQPGHQARAQLASLCSVLQQALGLACESRPELRGGGDSPSLWGPEPDQNGASLLLEKGPLLTALSSEAVASALQKLHRDLWKTQQARDDLREQGLKLEQRLANAEAEKSQVCTELQDLQKQLSQYQEEKCKWEGKQKSLGSELTELRETLVTLQSRLRQAELQGLEAQKERELLQAAKENLTAQVEHLHASVAEARAQASAAGALEEDLRTARSALKLKSEEAETERERAQALQEQGELKVAHGKALQENLAILAQTLSEREGEVEALRGNIQELEKQREMQKAALEVLSLDLKKRNQEVGAQQEQIQELEKCRSILEHLPLAVQEREQKLVVQREQIEELEKDRETQRSILEHQLVELEKKAQVIESQKGQIQDLKKQLVTLECLALELEENHHQMECQQKTIEELEGQREMQRVALTHLTLDLEERSQELQAQSSQIDELESHGTLLARELQDKDQELKCQREQIEELQRQKECLAQDLERRDQDMLLQRERIRVLEDQRTLQTKILEEDLGQIKLSLKERGRELASQRPPMQERAEEGKSPSKAQRGSLEHLKLILRDKEKEVECQQERLQELRGHKDQLEQQLQGLHRKVGETSLLLSQREQELVVLQRHLQEARERAELKERSLQGHLEEAQRALAQRDQELEALRHEQQQARGQEETTKEKASVLQSALEQARAELQERQGELEDHREHVRRLQEELAMEGQRGQALEEVLGDLRAESQEQEEALLTLQQQCAERAQEHEAEVSGLRDHLLQAEATLKERDQELEALQASGQSSQRREETARDRAEALQEALSKAQAALQEKEQRLLGQAELSRNLEASTATLQAALDSCQAQARQLEEALRRREGEIQDRDLQHQEVVQQLHWALAQREEELSHQKRQGQLLEQSLAQRAREDASPGKQGPGREREEEEIRGLRESLRELQLTLAQKEEEIVGLREAQQRKNLEDSPHSHTASPAEEPSTKFEAFRPRLQQELERLQAALRQTEARELEWREKAQDLALSLAQSKASISSLQEVAIFLQASVLERDSEQQRLLDELELTRQALEKERLLSPSSTSRAEQGPREEVSGAEAEPSLGMEEKQLWGRRLEHLQEAVAQLEIDRSRLQRHNMQLRATLEQVERERRKLKRDSMRASRTGVPEAREATASSPTQQDGRGGQKGSSDAKHIAELQKEVALLRAQLALERKQRQDYIARSVQTSRELAGLHHSLSHSLLAVAQTPEATVLEAETRKLDESLTQSLTSPGPILLCPSPSTTQAISR, encoded by the exons ATGGAAGCAGCCGAGCAGGCGAGAAACACTTTGCAGCTGGGCCTGGCAGAGGCCGAGAGGAGCGGTGAAGCCCTTCGGGAAAAGAACACTCAGCTGGAGGCTCAGCTGCGGAAGGCGGAGGAGAGCGGggctgagctgcaggcagatttCAGGGGCatccaggaggagaaggaggaaattcAAGAGAAACTTAGCGAG GCACGTCATCAGCAGGAGGCAGGCTTAGCACAGCTGGAGCAGCTGCATCAGGAGACAAAGCGACAGGAAGAGGCACTTGCCCAGGAAGTCCAGGAGAAGGAGGCCCTAGTACGGGAGAGAGCAGCCCTCCAGGTGCGGCTGCAGGCTGTGGAGCGAGACCGGCAGGACCTCTCTGAACAGCTGCTGGGGCTCAG CTCAGCCAAGGAGCAACTGGAGAGCAGTCTGTTTGAGGCCCAACAACAAAATTCTCTGATAGAGGTCACCAAGGGGCAGCTGGAGGTCCAGATTCAAACTGTCACTCGTGCCAAGGAAGTCATTCAAG GGGAAGTGAGGTGCCTGAAGCTGGAACTGGACACCGAGCGGAGCCGGGCAGAGCAAGAGCGGAAGACAGCATCCAGTCAGCTGGCTCAGGCTGAGCAAGAGGGACAGATTGCCCTGCAGCAGCAGAAGTCAGCCCATGAGGAGGAAGTGAACCGACTCCAGGAGAAATGG GAGAAGGAGCGCTCCTGGCACCAGCAGGAACTGGATAAGGCCCTGGAGAGCCtaaagagggagaaaacagagcTGGAAACGAGGCTgcgggaacagcaggcagaagccGAGGCCATCCggacacagagggaggaagagcgggcagaggcagagagcgCCCTCTGCCAG aTGCAGCTcgaaacagagaaggagagggtgTCCCTCCTGGAGACGCTGCTGCAGACCCAGAAGGAGCTGGCAGATGCCAGCCAACAGCTGGAGCGGCTGAGACAGGACATGAAGGCTCAGAAGTTAAAGGAGCAG GAGACCACGGAGGTGCTGCAGACCCAGCTCCGGGAGGCCCGGCGGGAGCAGGAGCAGGCAGCCCAGCAGAACGGAGATGACCTCGCTGCCCTCCGAGAAGAGTGCAGGGCCCTGCTGCAGGCTAAGACGGACCTACAGGAGCAg GTGGAGGACTTGAAGTCTCAGCTGGTTTCCAGGGATGACTCCAGGAGGCTGGTGGAGCAGGAGGTTGAGGAGAAGCTGAGGGAGGCCCAGGAGTATAGCCGAACGCTGGAGGAGCTCGAGAGAGAGAAGGCCAG CCTGACCCAGTCGCTGATGGAAAAGGAACAGAGGCTCCTTGTTTTACAAGAAGCGGACTCTGTCCGACAACAGGAGCTGAGCTCCCTGCACCAGGACCTggaggaggcccagggagggcagaAAGAGCTCAGCACCCAG GTGGAATTCCTGAAGCAggaggtgaaggagaaggaggctgaCTTTCTGGCTCAGGAAGCACAACTGTTGGAGGAGCTGGAGGCATCTCGAGTAACGGAGCAGCAGCTGCGAGCTTCCCTGCGGGCCCTGGAAGCCAAGGCAGCCCAAGCCCACCTCCGACTGCGCAGCACAGAGAACCAGCTGGCGGCGCTGGCGGCAGAGCAGCAGCCCGGGCACCAGGCCCGGGCCCAGCTGGCCAGCCTCTGTTCTGTCCTGCAGCAGGCCTTGGGGCTCGCTTGTGAGAGCAGGCCTGAGCTGCGTGGCGGGGGagactctccttccctctggggCCCTGAGCCAG ATCAGAATGGAGCTAGTCTCCTTCTTGAGAAAGGGCCCCTCCTGACAGCCCTGTCATCTGAGGCGGTGGCGTCTGCCCTCCAGAAGCTTCACCGAGACCTGTGGAAGACTCAGCAGGCCCGG GATGACCTGAGGGAGCAGGGTCTGAAGCTGGAGCAGCGTCTCGCCAATGCAGAGGCCGAGAAAAGTCAGGTCTGCACAGAATTGCAGGATTTGCAGAAACAGCTCTCCCAGTACCAGGAAG AGAAATGCAAgtgggaaggaaagcagaagtCGCTGGGATCTGAGCTGACAGAACTGCGTGAGACTCTGGTGACATTGCAGAGCCGTCTGCGGCAAGCAGAGCTGCAGGGACTGGAGGCCCAG AAGGAGCGAGAGCTCCTGCAGGCGGCCAAGGAGAACCTGACAGCACAGGTGGAACATCTGCACGCATCTGTGGCGGAAGCCAGGGCTCAGGCCAGTGCCGCCGGGGCCCTGGAGGAGGACCTGAGAACCGCTCGCTCGGCCCTGAAACTCAAGAGTGAGGAAGCGGAGACTGAGCGTGAGCGAGCCCAGGCTCTGCAGGAGCAGGGTGAGCTGAAGGTGGCCCATGGGAAGGCTCTGCAGGAGAACTTAGCTATCCTGGCCCAGACCCTTTCCgaaagagaaggggaggtggAAGCTCTGCGGGGAAATATCCAAGAACTGGAGAAACAACGGGAGATGCAGAAGGCTGCTTTGGAAGTGCTATCTCTGGACCTGAAGAAGAGGAACCAGGAGGTGGGTGCACAACAGGAACAGATCCAGGAGCTGGAGAAGTGCAGGTCCATCTTAGAGCACCTGCCCCTGGCCGTCCAGGAGCGGGAGCAGAAGCTGGTCGTGCAGAGGGAGCAAATCGAAGAGCTCGAGAAGGATCGAGAGACCCAGAGGAGCATCTTGGAGCATCAGCTTGTCGAACTTGAGAAAAAGGCCCAAGTGATAGAGTCCCAGAAAGGACAGATTCAGGATCTGAAGAAGCAGCTGGTTACTCTGGAATGCTTGGCCCTGGAACTGGAGGAAAACCATCACCAGATGGAGTGCCAACAAAAGACCATCGAGGAGctggagggccagagggaaatGCAGAGGGTGGCCCTGACCCACCTGACACTGGACCTGGAGGAGAGGAGCCAGGAGCTGCAGGCCCAGAGCAGCCAGATCGACGAGCTGGAGAGCCACGGCACCCTTCTGGCCAGAGAGCTCCAGGACAAGGACCAGGAGCTGAAGTGCCAGCGAGAACAGATCGAGGAGctgcagaggcagaaggagtgTCTGGCTCAGGACCTGGAGAGGAGGGACCAGGACATGCTGCTCCAGAGGGAGAGGATTCGGGTCCTAGAAGACCAGAGGACACTGCAGACCAAGATCCTGGAGGAGGACCTGGGACAGATCAAGCTGTCGTTGAAGGAGAGAGGCCGGGAGCTGGCCTCCCAGAGACCGCCGATGCAGGAGCGGGCGGAGGAGGGGAAGAGCCCGAGTAAAGCACAGCGTGGGAGCCTCGAGCACCTAAAGCTGATCCTGCGGGATAAGGAGAAAGAGGTAGAGTGCCAGCAGGAGCGCCTCCAAGAGCTGAGGGGGCACAAGGACCAGCTGGAGCAGCAGCTGCAGGGCCTGCATAGGAAGGTGGGGGAGACCAGCCTCCTCCTGAGCCAGCGAGAGCAGGAGCTGGTGGTCCTGCAGCGGCATCTGCAGGAAGCCAGGGAACGGGCGGAGCTGAAAGAGCGGTCGCTTCAGGGTCACCTGGAAGAGGCGCAGAGAGCGCTGGCTCAGAGGGACCAGGAGCTCGAGGCCCTGCGGCACGAGCAGCAGCAGGCGCGGGGGCAGGAGGAGACGACGAAGGAGAAGGCCAGCGTGCTGCAGAGCGCCTTGGAGCAGGCCCGCGCAGAGCTGCAGGAGCGCCAGGGAGAGCTCGAGGACCACAGGGAGCACGTGCGAAGGCTCCAGGAGGAGCTGGCCATGGAGGGACAGCGCGGGCAGGCCCTGGAGGAGGTGTTGGGGGACCTCAGGGCTGAGtcgcaggagcaggaggaggcttTGCTGACCCTCCAGCAGCAGTGTGCTGAGCGGGCCCAAGAGCACGAGGCGGAGGTCAGCGGCCTGCGGGACCACCTGCTGCAGGCAGAGGCCACGCTCAAGGAACGGGACCAGGAGCTGGAGGCCCTGCAGGCGTCCGGCCAGTCCTCCCAGCGGCGGGAGGAGACTGCCCGGGACCGGGCCGAGGCTCTGCAGGAGGCCCTGAGCAAGGCTCAGGCCGCCCTGCAGGAGAAGGAGCAGCGGCTGCTGGGGCAGGCGGAATTGAGCCGCAACCTGGAGGCCAGCACAGCCACCTTGCAGGCTGCCCTGGACTCCTGCCAGGCACAGGCCCGGCAGCTGGAGGAGGCCCTGCGGAGGCGGGAAGGTGAGATCCAGGACCGGGATCTCCAGCACCAGGAGGTCGTGCAGCAGCTCCATTGGGCACTGGCCCAGAGGGAAGAAGAGCTGAGCCATCAGAAGAGGCAGGGGCAGCTGCTAGAGCAGTCTCTGGCCCAGAGGGCCCGAGAAGATGCCAGCCCAGGGAAGCAGGGTCCGGGgcgggagagagaagaggaggagatacGGGGCCTTCGCGAAAGCCTAAGGGAGTTGCAGCTGACTCTAGCCCAAAAGGAAGAGGAGATCGTGGGGCTGAGAGAGGCCCAGCAAAGGAAGAATCTGGAGGACTCACCCCACAGCCACACAGCCTCCCCGGCAGAGGAGCCCTCTACGAAGTTTGAGGCTTTCAGGCCCCGGCTGCAGCAGGAGCTGGAGCGACTGCAGGCCGCGCTGAGACAGACGGAGGCCAGGGAGCTCGAGTGGAGGGAGAAGGCCCAGGACTTGGCGCTGTCTCTGGCCCAGAGCAAGGCCAGCATTAGCAGTCTGCAGGAGGTAGCCATATTCCTACAGGCCTCTGTTCTGGAGCGAGACTCAGAACAGCAGAGGCTGCTG GATGAGTTGGAGCTCACCAGGCAGGCTCTGGAGAAGGAGCGGCTCCTCAGCCCTAGCTCAACCAGCAGAGCGGAACAGGGGCCCAGAGAAGAG GTGTCAGGAGCAGAGGCTGAGCCGAGTCTCGGAATGGAAGAGAAGCAGCTGTGGGGACGAAGGCTGGAGCACCTCCAGGAAGCAGTGGCTCAGCTGGAGATCGACCGGAGCAGACTCCAGCGCCACAACATGCAGCTGCGGGCCACCTTGGAGCAG GTGGAGCGAGAGCGCAGGAAGCTAAAGAGGGACTCCATGCGCGCATCAAGGACAGGTGTCCCGGAGGCCAGGGAAGCCACAGCTTCATCCCCCACACAAcag GATGGAAGGGGAGGACAGAAGGGCTCCTCAGATGCCAAGCACATCGCTGAACTGCAGAAAGAG GTGGCCCTGCTGCGAGCCCAGCTGGCCTTGGAGCGGAAGCAGAGGCAGGACTACATCGCTCGCTCGGTGCAGACCAGCCGTGAGCTAGCGGGCCTGCACCACAGCCTCTCGCACTCACTGCTGGCCGTGGCCCAGACCCCTGAGGCCACCGTCCTGGAAGCCGAGACACGCAAGCTGGACGAGTCCCTGACTCAAAGTCTGACATCCCCGGGGCCAATCCTGctgtgccccagccccagcactaCCCAAGCCATCTCCAGGTAG